The Populus alba chromosome 6, ASM523922v2, whole genome shotgun sequence genome contains a region encoding:
- the LOC118053188 gene encoding tRNA-uridine aminocarboxypropyltransferase A yields the protein MEPEPEPDNKPPSPPPKRRSICHKCDRPIPVCLCHVIPTPAIPTRTQIIIIQHPHESHHKLNTTPLLTKSLLNSSSIITRRLTSKTLINQPPSSTYYLFPPSQSSPAVTLSDLKTALKNNTPPVLIVFDATWKHAKEMVRASEGYLSRFATRVCLDGFDGGIEGGSIYDSDLVLRKEPCGGCVSTLEAVARWLGVVEENGLEIEDRLVGILKEMVRLQAQFLKPMRPRPKLLKKSKQTEQGKNSSDA from the coding sequence ATGGAACCAGAACCAGAACCAGACAACAAGCCACCGTCTCCACCACCAAAACGCCGTTCAATCTGCCACAAATGTGACCGTCCAATCCCAGTTTGCCTCTGCCACGTCATTCCGACCCCAGCAATCCCAACAAGAACACAAATCATAATAATCCAACACCCCCACGAATCCCACCACAAACTCAACACCACACCTCTCCTGACCAAATCACTCCTCAACTCCTCCTCTATAATAACCCGCCGGCTTACCTCCAAGACCCTGATAAACCAACCCCCTTCCTCCACCTACTACCTATTCCCACCCTCACAATCCTCACCGGCTGTGACTCTATCAGACCTCAAGACAGCGTTAAAAAACAACACCCCTCCTGTCTTAATCGTGTTCGATGCCACGTGGAAGCATGCTAAGGAGATGGTGAGGGCTAGTGAAGGGTATCTGAGTAGATTCGCAACAAGGGTGTGTTTGGATGGGTTTGATGGAGGCATAGAAGGAGGGAGTATTTATGACTCTGACCTGGTTTTGAGAAAGGAGCCTTGTGGTGGGTGTGTTAGCACTTTGGAGGCCGTGGCTAGGTGGTTAGGAGTCGTAGAGGAAAACGGGCTTGAGATTGAAGACAGACTGGTTGGGATTTTGAAAGAGATGGTTAGATTACAGGCTCAGTTTTTGAAGCCCATGAGGCCTAGGCCTAAGCTGCTGAAGAAAAGTAAACAAACAGAGCAAGGAAAAAATAGCAGCGATGCGTGA
- the LOC118053189 gene encoding leucine-rich repeat receptor-like tyrosine-protein kinase PXC3, which yields MAFSCLVCLFLGFLSKSLLVTAQLDDQAILLAINRELGVPGWGANNTNYCKWAGISCGLNHSMVEGLDLSRLGLRGNVTLISELKALKQLDLSSNSFHGEIPSAIGNLSQLEFLDLSLNKFGGVIPMELGSLKNLKSLNLSNNMLVGQIPDEFQGLEKLEDFQISSNKLNGSIPSWVGNLTNLRVFTAYENDLGGVIPDNLGSVSELKVLNLHSNMLEGPIPKSIFSMGKLEVLILTLNRLQGELPESVGNCRGLSNIRIGNNDLVGVIPKAIGNVSSLTYFEVANNHMSGEIVSEFAQCSNLILLNLASNGFTGVIPPELGQLVNLQELILSGNSLFGDIPISIIGCKSLNKLDLSNNRFNGTVPNDICNMSRLQYLLLGQNSIIGEIPHEIGNCLKLLELQMGSNYLTGNIPPEIGHIKNLQIALNLSFNHLHGPLPPELGKLDKLVSLDVSNNRLSGTIPPSFKGMLSLIEINFSNNLLSGPVPIFVPFQKSPNSSFFGNKGLCGEPLSLSCGNSYPRENYHHKVSYRIILAVIGSGLAVFVSVTIVVLLFMMRERQEKAAKTAGIADEKTNDQPAIIAGNVFVENLKQAIDLDAVVKATLKDSNKLSIGTFSTVYKAVMPSGMVLMARRLKSMDRTIIHHQNKMIRELERLSKLCHDNLVRPVGFVIYEDVVLLLHHYLPNGTLAQLLHESSKKSEYEPDWPMRLSIAIGVAEGLAFLHHVATIHLDISSFNVLLDADFQPLVGEVEISKLLDPSRGTASISAVAGSFGYIPPEYAYTMQVTAPGNVYSYGVVLLEILTTRLPVDEDFGEGLDLVKWVHGAPARGETPEQILDARLSTVSFGWRREMLAALKVALLCTDSTPAKRPKMKKVVEMLQEIKQS from the exons ATGGCATTTTCATGCTTGGTGTGtctttttcttgggtttttatCAAAGTCTTTGTTAGTGACTGCTCAGTTGGATGATCAAGCTATACTGTTAGCCATTAACAGAGAGCTTGGAGTCCCTGGGTGGGGTGCCAACAACACAAATTACTGCAAGTGGGCTGGCATTAGCTGTGGCTTGAATCATTCAATGGTTGAAGGGCTTGACCTTTCAAGGCTTGGCCTTCGAGGTAACGTGACTCTAATCTCTGAGCTCAAAGCACTGAAGCAGCTTGATCTTTCTAGCAATAGTTTTCATGGTGAAATTCCTTCAGCTATTGGGAACTTGTCGCAGCTTGAATTTCTTGATTTGTCTTTGAATAAGTTTGGAGGTGTGATTCCTATGGAGTTGGGTAGTCTTAAAAACCTCAAGTCATTGAACCTTTCTAATAACATGCTTGTAGGACAGATACCTGATGAGTTTCAAGGTCTAGAAAAGCTGGAGGATTTTCAAATTTCTAGTAATAAGCTGAATGGTTCTATTCCATCTTGGGTGGGTAATTTGACAAACTTGAGGGTTTTTACTGCCTATGAGAATGACTTAGGTGGTGTAATTCCTGATAATCTAGGTTCAGTTTCTGAGTTAAAGGTGTTGAACCTTCATTCCAACATGCTTGAAGGGCCAATACCAAAGAGCATTTTTTCTATGGGGAAGTTGGAAGTCTTGATTCTTACGCTGAATCGGTTGCAAGGTGAGCTTCCTGAATCAGTTGGCAACTGCAGAGGCCTCTCCAATATCCGAATTGGAAACAATGATCTTGTAGGAGTCATCCCTAAGGCTATTGGGAATGTTAGCAGCCTCACATATTTTGAAGTGGCCAATAATCATATGTCTGGTGAGATTGTGTCTGAGTTTGCTCAATGCTCTAATCTAATCCTCTTAAATCTGGCCTCAAATGGATTTACTGGAGTTATTCCTCCTGAGCTTGGACAGCTTGTAAATCTTCAGGAATTGATTCTTTCGGGTAATAGTTTGTTTGGAGATATCCCGATATCAATTATTGGGTGCAAGAGCCTTAACAAGCTTGACCTTAGTAATAATAGATTCAATGGCACTGTTCCTAATGATATTTGCAACATGTCAAGATTGCAGTACTTGCTTCTGGGCCAGAATTCAATCATAGGTGAGATACCTCACGAGATTGGAAACTGCTTGAAACTTCTTGAATTGCAAATGGGTAGCAACTACTTGACTGGAAATATCCCTCCGGAGATTGGTCACATCAAGAATTTACAGATAGCCTTGAATTTGAGCTTCAATCATCTCCACGGACCTCTGCCCCCTGAATTAGGGAAACTCGACAAGCTGGTTTCATTGGATGTCTCCAACAATCGACTTTCTGGCACTATCCCTCCTTCATTCAAGGGAATGTTAAGTTTGATAGAGATTAATTTCTCCAACAATCTGCTCAGTGGCCCTGTACCCATCTTTGTACCATTTCAAAAGAGTCCAAATTCGAGCTTTTTTGGGAACAAAGGACTCTGTGGAGAGCCGTTGAGCTTGTCATGTGGAAATTCTTATCCTCGGGAGAATTACCACCATAAGGTCTCTTACAGGATTATACTAGCTGTTATCGGCTCTGGTTTGGCGGTATTTGTCTCTGTAACTATAGTTGTTCTACTGTTTATGATGAGGGAGAGACAGGAAAAGGCAGCCAAGACTGCAGGGATTGCTGATGAAAAAACTAATGACCAACCAGCAATTATAGCTGGCAATGTCTTTGTTGAAAATCTCAAGCAAGCAATAGATCTTGATGCTGTTGTGAAAGCAACTTTGAAAGATTCAAATAAGCTCAGCATCGGGACTTTCAGCACAGTATACAAGGCAGTTATGCCTTCTGGGATGGTATTGATGGCGAGGAGACTAAAATCCATGGACAGAACCATAATTCACCACCAGAACAAGATGATAAGGGAACTTGAAAGACTGAGCAAGCTCTGTCATGATAATCTAGTGCGACCCGTTGGATTTGTAATTTATGAAGACGTCGTTCTTTTGCTGCATCATTATTTACCCAATGGGACACTAGCTCAACTTCTTCATGAATCAAGCAAGAAGTCCGAGTACGAACCTGATTGGCCTATGAGGCTATCCATTGCCATAGGGGTGGCAGAAGGATTGGCTTTTCTTCATCACGTGGCCACAATCCACCTtgatatttcttcttttaatgttCTTCTAGATGCCGACTTCCAGCCCTTGGTTGGGGAGGTGGAGATATCGAAGCTCTTGGATCCATCCAGAGGCACAGCAAGCATCAGTGCAGTTGCAGGGTCATTTGGTTACATTCCCCCGG AGTATGCATACACAATGCAAGTTACAGCTCCAGGAAATGTTTATAGCTATGGGGTAGTACTGCTCGAAATCCTAACAACTCGGCTACCAGTCGACGAGGACTTTGGTGAAGGGTTAGATTTGGTGAAGTGGGTTCATGGTGCTCCTGCAAGGGGAGAGACTCCTGAGCAGATACTTGATGCAAGACTTAGCACCGTTTCCTTCGGGTGGAGGAGAGAGATGCTGGCAGCTCTTAAGGTAGCATTACTCTGCACTGACAGCACACCGGCCAAGCGGCCAAAAATGAAGAAGGTAGTTGAAATGCTTCAAGAAATAAAGCAAAGCTGA
- the LOC118053190 gene encoding accelerated cell death 11: protein MGDLQTEKPLKKIAEAFKELEATIKSQTQEVEVAPFSHACSLVSPLFGCLGIAFKFAEMDYVAKVHDLAEASKSIDTLQSVLDKDIERNSVRKGGSHSRNLLRVKRGLDMVRVLFEQIMVAEGNSLKGPASKAYAQVFAPHHGWAIRKAVAAGMYALPTKAQLLKKLNEDESSAIIQMQSYVAASAPVIMYVDKLFLSRELGIDW from the exons ATGGGCGATTTGCAGACTGAAAAGCCACTAAAGAAGATCGCAGAAGCCTTTAAAGAACTAGAAGCAACAATAAAATCTCAAACCCAAGAAGTTGAAGTGGCACCATTTTCTCATGCTTGTTCTCTCGTTTCTCCTCTCTTCGGTTGCTTAGGAATCGCTTTTAAATTCGCCGAAATGGATTATGTTGCCAAG gTGCATGATCTTGCAGAGGCATCAAAATCGATTGATACGTTGCAAAGTGTGTTAGATAAGGATATAGAAAGGAATTCTGTGAGAAAAGGTGGGAGTCATTCAAGAAATCTTTTGAGAGTAAAGCGTGGTCTTGATATGGTCAGGGTGTTGTTTGAGCAGATTATGGTTGCAGA GGGAAATTCTTTGAAGGGCCCTGCTTCAAAGGCTTATGCACAGGTATTTGCTCCCCATCATGGGTGGGCAATTAGAAAAGCCGTTGCTGCAGGGATGTACGCCCTTCCTACTAAAGCACAACTTTTAAAGAAGCTAAATGAAGATG AAAGCTCGGCAATAATTCAAATGCAGAGTTATGTTGCTGCATCTGCGCCAGTCATAATGTATGTTGACAAACTCTTCCTCTCCAGAGAATTGGGTATAGATTGGTGA
- the LOC118053192 gene encoding uncharacterized protein, whose translation MSTKYIVSALVGSFAIAYVCDYVVSDKKIFGGTTPRTVSNKEWWEETDKKFQAWPRTGGPPVVMNPISRQNFIVKSQDS comes from the exons ATGTCAACCAAGTACATAGTATCTGCTCTCGTGGGATCATTTGCAATAGCATATGTTTGTGACTATGTTGTCTCTGACAAGAAGATATTTGGAG GCACCACACCCAGAACAGTCTCAAACAAGGAATGGTGGGAGGAGACTGACAAGAAATTTCAAGCATGGCCTCGTACCGGAGGGCCACCAGTGGTGATGAATCCAATCAGTCGCCAGAATTTCATTGTTAAGTCCCAAGATTCTTGA
- the LOC118053193 gene encoding protein SEMI-ROLLED LEAF 2 translates to MSAISGVISRQVMPACGSLCFFCPAMRARSRQPVKRYKKLIADIFPRNQEEGPNDRKIGKLCEYAAKNPLRIPKITSSLEQRCYKELRIENFQSAKIVMCIYRKLLITCKEQMPLFASSLLSIISTLLDQTRQDDIQVIGCETLFDFVNNQKDGTFMFNLEGFIPKLCQFTQEEGKDEREKSPRAAGLQALSSMIWFMGQHSHISVEFDNIVSVVLENYGGPKRISENLDTDKTGPQNRWVQEVLKNEGLATPLPEVITRVPSWRTIVNERGEVNMTAEEARNPCFWSRVCLHNMAKLGKEATTIRRVLESLFRYFDNGNLWSPENGLAFPVLKDMQFLMDNSGQNTHVLLSILIKHLDHKNVLKEPSMQLDIVEVTTALAEHAKVDPSLAIIGAVSDVMRHLRKSIHCSLDDANLGAEIKNWNKNFREVVDKCLVELAYKVGEAGPILDIMAVMLENISNVTVIARTTISTVYRTAQIVASLPNLSYQNKSFPETLFHQLLPAMVHPDHETRVGAHRIFSVVLVPSSVSPRPSSTNPGSNKGSDLSRTLSRTVSVFSSSAALFDKLRRDKTSTRENVCQDNKNNVLEGEQINNGILARLTSSTSRVHSMKNPYVPSTSDENPVNILNKETGVGSLRLSSRQISLLLSSIWTQSISPANTPQNYEAIAHTYSLVLLFSRTKNSSDEALIRSFQLAFSLRNFALKQEESLSPSRRRSLFTLATSMILFSSKAFNIIPLIYCTKAVLTEKMVDPFLHLVEDRKLEAVTTDSGHPAIVYGSKDDDSSALKSLSEIDVTGNQSREFFAAEIAKSLANLANSEVSAKREKLLDEFLPDDVCPLGAQLFMDTPNHIDQVDSKDNSLVEGTPLFTVDDVFLDSLEGQTTQTTEIVFQYTNLLSVNQLLESVLETTHQVGRLSVTAPDVSYKEMARHCETLQMGKQQKMSHVMSVQLRQESLMNVPFQKYDDKARKATNPFLDQNLIASPQIAPVGTVQMQCATEYQHLPDLFRLPASSPFDNFLKAAGC, encoded by the exons ATGAGCGCGATTTCGGGTGTAATTTCAAGGCAAGTAATGCCTGCATGTGGCAGCCTTTGTTTCTTTTGCCCTGCGATGAGGGCAAGGTCCAGACAACCTGTCAAGAGATATAAGAAGCTGATTGCAGATATTTTTCCTCGAAACCAG GAGGAAGGACCAAATGATCGGAAGATTGGAAAACTATGTGAATATGCTGCTAAAAATCCTCTCCGTATCCCGAAG ATCACGAGCTCTCTTGAGCAAAGGTGTTACAAGGAACTGAGAATCGAGAACTTTCAATCTGCAAAAATTGTGATGTGTATTTACAGGAAATTGTTGATCACTTGCAAGGAGCAAAT GCCTCTATTTGCAAGTAGCTTACTGAGCATCATCAGTACTCTGTTGGATCAAACACGACAGGATGACATTCAAGTTATAGGATGCGAGACTCtgtttgattttgtaaataaCCAG AAAGACGGAACTTTCATGTTTAACTTAGAAGGATTTATTCCGAAACTCTGTCAGTTTACTCAAGAAGAGGGAAAGgatgaaagggaaaaaagtCCACGTGCAGCTGGGCTGCAAGCCCTTTCTTCTATG ATTTGGTTTATGGGTCAACACTCTCATATTTCAGTGGAGTTCGACAAT ATAGTTTCAGTTGTCTTGGAAAATTATGGAGGTCCTAAGAGGATTTCAGAGAACCTCGATACTGACAAAACAGGTCCTCAGAATCGGTGGGTGCAAGAAGTGCTGAAAAATGAGGGGCTTGCTACTCCTTTGCCAGAGGTCATTACAAGGGTTCCTTCTTGGAGGACAATTGTGAATGAAAGAGGCGAAGTAAATATGACAGC AGAAGAGGCCCGTAACCCCTGCTTTTGGTCCAGGGTTTGCTTGCATAACATGGCCAAGTTAGGGAAGGAGGCTACAACAATTCGGCGGGTTCTCGAATCTTTGTTCCGATACTTCGATAATGGAAATTTATGGTCTCCTGAAAATGGTCTTGCCTTCCCAGTCTTAAAGGATATGCAGTTTTTAATGGATAATTCTG GGCAAAATACACATGTTTTGCTGTCCATATTGATTAAGCATCTCGATCACAAAAATGTCCTTAAAGAACCCAGCATGCAGCTCGATATTGTTGAGGTTACCACTGCCCTTGCTGAACATGCAAAGGTTGACCCTTCTCTGGCAATAATCGGTGCAGTAAGTGATGTCATGCGTCATTTGCGGAAAAGCATACACTGCTCACTTGATGATGCCAATCTGGGAGCTGAAATAAAAAACTGGAACAAAAACTTTAGGGAAGTGGTAGATAAATGCCTTGTTGAGTTAGCATATAAG GTTGGAGAAGCAGGCCCGATCCTTGACATTATGGCTGTGATGTTGGAGAACATCTCGAATGTTACTGTTATAGCCAGAACTACGATTTCCACCGTTTATCGTACAGCTCAAATTGTTGCCTCATTACCAAATTTGTCATATCAAAACAAG tcattcCCGGAAACTTTATTTCATCAGTTACTtccagctatggtccatcctgaCCATGAAACACGAGTTGGAGCTCACCGCATCTTTTCTGTTGTTCTTGTGCCATCTTCAGTTTCGCCTCGTCCATCCTCAACTAATCCCGGGTCAAATAAAGGCTCTGATCTTTCACGGACTCTATCAAGAACTGTCTCTGTCTTTTCTTCCTCAGCTGCTCTTTTTGACAAGCTAAGAAGGGATAAAACTTCCACCAGGGAAAATGTCTGTCaagacaacaaaaataatgtcCTTGAAGGTGAACAAATCAATAATGGGATCCTTGCTAGATTGACGTCATCTACAAGTCGAGTGCACAGCATGAAGAATCCTTATGTACCCTCAACATCAGATGAAAATCCCGTGAACATCTTAAATAAGGAAACT GGGGTTGGTTCTCTAAGGCTGAGTAGCCGCCAGATCTCTCTTTTGCTTTCATCGATTTGGACACAGTCCATTTCTCCTGCAAATACACCCCAAAACTATGAAGCAATTGCTCATACATATAGCCTGGTATTGCTGTTCTCTCGAACCAAG AATTCTAGTGATGAGGCTTTGATTAGAAGTTTTCAGCTTGCATTTTCCTTGAGAAACTTTGCTCTTAAGCAAGAAG AGTCACTCTCACCATCACGTCGCAGGTCCCTCTTTACTCTGGCAACTTCGATGATTCTTTTTTCATCCAAAGCTTTCAATATTATTCCACttatttattgtaccaaggCGGTGCTTACAGAAAAAATG GTTGATCCATTTTTGCACTTAGTTGAAGACCGCAAGTTGGAGGCTGTTACTACTGATTCTGGCCACCCCGCAATTGTTTATGGATCTAAGGACGATGATAGTTCAGCTTTAAAATCCCTTTCAGAGATAGATGTTACTGGGAACCAAAGCAGGGAATTCTTTGCTGCTGAGATTGCTAAGAGCTTGGCAAATTTGGCAAAT TCTGAAGTATCTGCTAAACGGGAGAAGCTCCTCGACGAATTCTTACCTGATGATGTGTGTCCTTTGGGAGCCCAGTTGTTTATGGATACTCCAAACCACATAGATCAAGTTGATTCCAAAGATAACTCTCTTGTGGAG GGCACTCCACTTTTTACAGTAGATGATGTTTTTCTAGATTCATTGGAAGGCCAAACCACTCAGACCACAGAAATTGTCTTCCAATACACCAACCTGTTGAGCGTCAATCAACTTCTAGAATCA GTCTTGGAGACGACACACCAAGTTGGACGATTGTCTGTAACTGCACCTGATGTGTCTTACAAGGAAATGGCTCGCCATTGCGAGACACTTCAGATGGGAAAGCAACAGAAGATGTCTCATGTGATGAGTGTCCAATTGAGACAGGAGAGTTTGATGAATGTTCCCTTTCAGAAATATGATGACAAGGCGAGGAAG GCTACCAATCCTTTCCTTGACCAAAATCTTATTGCAAGCCCACAAATAGCACCAGTTGGCACTGTTCAAATGCAGTGCGCGACGGAGTATCAACATCTGCCTGACCTCTTCAGGCTACCAGCATCAAGCCCCTTCGATAACTTCCTAAAAGCTGCCGGTTGTTGA